In Phacochoerus africanus isolate WHEZ1 chromosome 2, ROS_Pafr_v1, whole genome shotgun sequence, one DNA window encodes the following:
- the FEM1B gene encoding protein fem-1 homolog B isoform X2, giving the protein MDEMSNCRWHVIQDYRNLLDSERKWTGRGGAQLHLGESGKTSQLRYVIDGATALWCAAGAGHFEVVKLLVSHGANVNHTTVTNSTPLRAACFDGRLDIVKYLVENNANISIANKYDNTCLMIAAYKGHTDVVRYLLEQRADPNAKAHCGATALHFAAEAGHIDIVKELIKWRAAIVVNGHGMTPLKVAAESCKADVVELLLSHADCDRRSRIEALELLGASFANDRENYDIMKTYHYLYLAMLERFQDGDNILEKEVLPPIHAYGNRTECRNPQELESIRQDRDALHMEGLIVRERILGADNIDVSHPIIYRGAVYADNMEFEQCIKLWLHALHLRQKGNRNTHKDLLRFAQVFSQMIHLNETVKAPDIECVLRCSVLEIEQSMNRVKNIPDADVHSAMDNYECNLYTFLYLVCISTKTQCSEEDQCKINKQIYNLIHLDPRTREGFTLLHLAVNSNTPVDDFHTNDVCSFPNALVTKLLLDCGAEVNAVDNEGNSALHIIVQYNRPISDFLTLHSIIISLVEAGAHTDMTNKQNKTPLDKSTTGVSEILLKTQMKMSLKCLAARAVRANDINYQDQIPRTLEEFVGFH; this is encoded by the exons ATGGATGAAATGAGTAATTGCAGATGGCATGTCATTCAGGATTACAGAAATCTTTTGGACTCCGAACGGAAGTGGACAGGAAGAGGAGGTGCTCAGCTTCACCTGGGAGAATCAGGGAAGACTTCACAGCTGAG GTATGTCATTGACGGTGCCACTGCTCTTTGGTGTGCAGCAGGAGCAGGACATTTTGAAGTTGTTAAGCTTCTAGTCAGTCATGGAGCCAATGTGAACCATACCACAGTAACTAACTCGACCCCCCTGCGGGCAGCATGCTTTGATGGCAGATTGGACATTGTGAAATACTTAGTTGAAAATAATGCCAACATCAGCATTGCCAACAAATATGACAACACCTGCCTAATGATTGCAGCATATAAGGGACACACTGACGTGGTCAGATACCTTTTAGAACAACGTGCTGATCCGAATGCTAAAGCACATTGTGGAGCTACAGCGTTGCACTTTGCAGCTGAAGCTGGGCACATAGATATTGTGAAAGAGCTGATAAAATGGCGTGCTGCTATAGTAGTGAACGGCCATGGGATGACGCCATTAAAAGTAGCAGCTGAAAGCTGTAAAGCTGATGTCGTCGAACTGTTGCTCTCTCATGCTGACTGTGACAGGAGGAGTCGGATTGAAGCTTTGGAGCTCTTGGGTGCCTCCTTTGCAAATGACCGTGAGAACTATGACATCATGAAGACATACCACTATTTATATTTAGCTATGCTGGAGAGGTTTCAAGATGGTGATAACATTCTAGAGAAAGAGGTTCTCCCACCAATTCATGCTTATGGGAATAGAACTGAATGTAGAAATCCTCAGGAACTGGAATCCATTCGGCAAGACAGAGATGCTCTTCATATGGAAGGCCTCATAGTTCGGGAACGGATTTTAGGTGCCGACAACATTGATGTTTCCCATCCTATCATTTACAGGGGAGCTGTTTATGCAGATAACATGGAATTCGAACAGTGCATCAAGTTGTGGCTTCATGCCCTGCACCTCAGACAGAAAGGTAACAGGAATACCCATAAGGATCTTCTTCGATTTGCCCAAGTGTTTTCACAGATGATACATTTGAATGAAACTGTGAAGGCCCCAGACATAGAATGTGTTTTGAGATGCAGTGTTTTGGAAATAGAGCAAAGTATGAACAGAGTAAAAAATATTCCAGATGCTGATGTCCACAGTGCGATGGACAATTATGAATGTAATCTCTATACCTTTCTGTATTTGGTGTGCATCTCCACCAAAACCCAGTGCAGTGAAGAAGATCAGTGCAAAATTAACAAGCAGATCTACAACCTGATTCACCTCGATCCCAGAACTCGTGAAGGTTTCACCTTGCTGCATCTAGCTGTCAACTCAAACACCCCTGTTGATGATTTCCACACCAATGATGTCTGCAGCTTTCCAAACGCGCTTGTCACAAAGCTCCTGCTGGACTGTGGTGCTGAGGTGAATGCTGTGGACAATGAAGGGAACAGTGCCCTTCACATTATCGTTCAGTACAACAGGCCCATCAGTGACTTTTTGACCTTGCACTCTATCATCATTAGTCTAGTTGAAGCTGGCGCTCACACCGACATGACAAATAAGCAGAATAAGACTCCACTAGACAAAAGTACAACTGGGGTGTCAGAAATACTACTTAAAACTCAAATGAAGATGAGTCTCAAGTGCCTGGCTGCCCGGGCAGTTCGGGCTAATGACATTAACTACCAAGACCAGATCCCCAGAACTCTTGAAGAGTTTGTTGGATTTCATTAA
- the FEM1B gene encoding protein fem-1 homolog B isoform X1 produces the protein MEGLAGYVYKAASEGKVLTLAALLLNRSESDIRYLLGYVSQQGGQRSTPLIIAARNGHAKVVRLLLEHYRVQTQQTGTVRFDGYVIDGATALWCAAGAGHFEVVKLLVSHGANVNHTTVTNSTPLRAACFDGRLDIVKYLVENNANISIANKYDNTCLMIAAYKGHTDVVRYLLEQRADPNAKAHCGATALHFAAEAGHIDIVKELIKWRAAIVVNGHGMTPLKVAAESCKADVVELLLSHADCDRRSRIEALELLGASFANDRENYDIMKTYHYLYLAMLERFQDGDNILEKEVLPPIHAYGNRTECRNPQELESIRQDRDALHMEGLIVRERILGADNIDVSHPIIYRGAVYADNMEFEQCIKLWLHALHLRQKGNRNTHKDLLRFAQVFSQMIHLNETVKAPDIECVLRCSVLEIEQSMNRVKNIPDADVHSAMDNYECNLYTFLYLVCISTKTQCSEEDQCKINKQIYNLIHLDPRTREGFTLLHLAVNSNTPVDDFHTNDVCSFPNALVTKLLLDCGAEVNAVDNEGNSALHIIVQYNRPISDFLTLHSIIISLVEAGAHTDMTNKQNKTPLDKSTTGVSEILLKTQMKMSLKCLAARAVRANDINYQDQIPRTLEEFVGFH, from the exons ATGGAGGGCCTGGCTGGCTATGTATACAAGGCGGCCAGCGAGGGCAAGGTGCTGACTCTGGCCGCCTTGCTTCTCAACCGGTCTGAAAGCGACATCCGCTATCTGCTTGGCTATGTCAGCCAGCAGGGAGGGCAGCGCTCCACGCCCCTCATCATCGCGGCTCGCAATGGACACGCAAAGGTGGTGCGCTTGCTATTAGAACATTACCGGGTGCAGACTCAGCAGACTGGCACCGTCCGCTTCGACGG GTATGTCATTGACGGTGCCACTGCTCTTTGGTGTGCAGCAGGAGCAGGACATTTTGAAGTTGTTAAGCTTCTAGTCAGTCATGGAGCCAATGTGAACCATACCACAGTAACTAACTCGACCCCCCTGCGGGCAGCATGCTTTGATGGCAGATTGGACATTGTGAAATACTTAGTTGAAAATAATGCCAACATCAGCATTGCCAACAAATATGACAACACCTGCCTAATGATTGCAGCATATAAGGGACACACTGACGTGGTCAGATACCTTTTAGAACAACGTGCTGATCCGAATGCTAAAGCACATTGTGGAGCTACAGCGTTGCACTTTGCAGCTGAAGCTGGGCACATAGATATTGTGAAAGAGCTGATAAAATGGCGTGCTGCTATAGTAGTGAACGGCCATGGGATGACGCCATTAAAAGTAGCAGCTGAAAGCTGTAAAGCTGATGTCGTCGAACTGTTGCTCTCTCATGCTGACTGTGACAGGAGGAGTCGGATTGAAGCTTTGGAGCTCTTGGGTGCCTCCTTTGCAAATGACCGTGAGAACTATGACATCATGAAGACATACCACTATTTATATTTAGCTATGCTGGAGAGGTTTCAAGATGGTGATAACATTCTAGAGAAAGAGGTTCTCCCACCAATTCATGCTTATGGGAATAGAACTGAATGTAGAAATCCTCAGGAACTGGAATCCATTCGGCAAGACAGAGATGCTCTTCATATGGAAGGCCTCATAGTTCGGGAACGGATTTTAGGTGCCGACAACATTGATGTTTCCCATCCTATCATTTACAGGGGAGCTGTTTATGCAGATAACATGGAATTCGAACAGTGCATCAAGTTGTGGCTTCATGCCCTGCACCTCAGACAGAAAGGTAACAGGAATACCCATAAGGATCTTCTTCGATTTGCCCAAGTGTTTTCACAGATGATACATTTGAATGAAACTGTGAAGGCCCCAGACATAGAATGTGTTTTGAGATGCAGTGTTTTGGAAATAGAGCAAAGTATGAACAGAGTAAAAAATATTCCAGATGCTGATGTCCACAGTGCGATGGACAATTATGAATGTAATCTCTATACCTTTCTGTATTTGGTGTGCATCTCCACCAAAACCCAGTGCAGTGAAGAAGATCAGTGCAAAATTAACAAGCAGATCTACAACCTGATTCACCTCGATCCCAGAACTCGTGAAGGTTTCACCTTGCTGCATCTAGCTGTCAACTCAAACACCCCTGTTGATGATTTCCACACCAATGATGTCTGCAGCTTTCCAAACGCGCTTGTCACAAAGCTCCTGCTGGACTGTGGTGCTGAGGTGAATGCTGTGGACAATGAAGGGAACAGTGCCCTTCACATTATCGTTCAGTACAACAGGCCCATCAGTGACTTTTTGACCTTGCACTCTATCATCATTAGTCTAGTTGAAGCTGGCGCTCACACCGACATGACAAATAAGCAGAATAAGACTCCACTAGACAAAAGTACAACTGGGGTGTCAGAAATACTACTTAAAACTCAAATGAAGATGAGTCTCAAGTGCCTGGCTGCCCGGGCAGTTCGGGCTAATGACATTAACTACCAAGACCAGATCCCCAGAACTCTTGAAGAGTTTGTTGGATTTCATTAA